In one Bradyrhizobium sp. 4 genomic region, the following are encoded:
- a CDS encoding helix-turn-helix transcriptional regulator, which produces MRQPLRFPWSDLDVDDVSAPVIAVRVDVIGTKGEVPDHRHRKGQLVFALGGAVTCRVPTGLWMVPPHCAVWIPGGLQHGNLATENARLFFVYIEPDLVDLPDRCCTLSISPLLREVIVELSDQIADDEARVDLLASVLLRELPRMPVQRLHLPLSPEPRLKKIAAALAKNPSDRKTLGEWADRVALSESSLARLIVRETGLSFGRWRQQLHLIVALRELTSGASVQQVSAALGYDSVAAFITMFKKALGKPPGKYLSGISSEYKS; this is translated from the coding sequence TGCGCGTCGACGTGATCGGGACCAAGGGCGAGGTACCCGATCACAGGCACCGCAAGGGGCAACTTGTCTTTGCGCTGGGCGGCGCCGTGACGTGCCGCGTTCCCACGGGTCTGTGGATGGTGCCGCCGCATTGCGCGGTGTGGATTCCCGGTGGCCTGCAGCACGGCAACCTCGCGACAGAAAATGCCCGGCTGTTCTTCGTCTACATCGAGCCTGATCTCGTGGACCTGCCGGATCGGTGCTGCACGCTTTCGATCTCCCCACTGCTGCGTGAAGTGATCGTCGAGTTGTCCGATCAGATCGCGGATGACGAGGCGAGGGTGGACCTTCTGGCGAGCGTCCTTCTGCGTGAGCTTCCCCGCATGCCGGTTCAGCGGCTCCATCTGCCGCTCTCGCCCGAGCCGCGCTTGAAGAAGATTGCCGCAGCGCTGGCGAAAAACCCTTCCGATCGCAAGACATTGGGCGAATGGGCCGATCGCGTCGCGCTGAGCGAGAGCAGCCTCGCGCGCCTCATTGTCCGGGAGACGGGCTTGAGCTTTGGGCGTTGGCGCCAGCAATTGCACCTGATCGTCGCCTTGCGGGAGCTGACGTCCGGCGCCAGCGTCCAGCAGGTATCCGCCGCTCTCGGCTACGACTCCGTCGCGGCCTTCATCACCATGTTCAAGAAGGCGCTCGGGAAACCGCCGGGCAAATATCTGAGCGGCATCTCCTCGGAATATAAGAGTTGA
- a CDS encoding metalloregulator ArsR/SmtB family transcription factor, which produces MQIFDVLADPVRRRILELLAPGEMASGEVVEAIGAEFGITQAAVSQHLKVLRESGFATVRAEAQRRLYSVDVAGLQAVDAWIGQFRNFWEPKLDALATEIARGKRECRNAPMNKRSGKRA; this is translated from the coding sequence ATGCAAATCTTCGATGTCCTTGCCGATCCCGTCCGCCGTCGCATCCTTGAGCTGCTTGCGCCCGGCGAGATGGCGTCAGGTGAGGTCGTCGAGGCGATCGGAGCGGAGTTCGGGATCACGCAGGCCGCCGTGTCGCAGCACCTCAAGGTGCTGCGCGAGAGCGGCTTCGCGACTGTTCGGGCGGAGGCGCAACGACGGCTCTATTCGGTCGACGTCGCGGGGCTCCAAGCGGTGGATGCGTGGATCGGTCAGTTCCGCAATTTCTGGGAGCCGAAGCTGGACGCCCTGGCGACGGAAATCGCACGCGGCAAACGCGAGTGTCGTAATGCTCCAATGAACAAGCGGAGCGGGAAGAGGGCGTGA
- a CDS encoding GFA family protein, whose protein sequence is MTHSGRCACGAVCYTIASAPIRGFQCQCSDCQRDTGSGHSSIFVFARSAVSVTGEVREIERTADSGAVKRKGFCPNCGSPIYNKPDEKPEFIGIYVGTLDDASTFKPSVVLFCSRGYAWDHLDPEIPKLPEWHPGSR, encoded by the coding sequence ATGACTCATTCAGGTCGTTGCGCCTGCGGCGCGGTTTGTTACACCATCGCGTCCGCGCCGATCCGCGGCTTCCAATGCCAGTGCAGCGACTGTCAGCGCGACACCGGCAGCGGCCACAGCTCCATCTTCGTGTTCGCGCGCAGCGCAGTCTCGGTGACAGGCGAGGTGCGCGAAATCGAGCGCACTGCCGACAGCGGCGCAGTCAAGCGCAAGGGGTTTTGTCCGAACTGCGGCTCGCCGATCTATAACAAGCCGGACGAGAAGCCGGAGTTTATCGGCATCTATGTCGGCACGCTTGACGATGCCAGCACGTTCAAACCGTCCGTCGTGCTGTTCTGCTCGCGCGGATATGCCTGGGATCACCTCGATCCCGAGATTCCCAAACTCCCGGAATGGCACCCGGGATCGCGCTGA
- a CDS encoding SRPBCC family protein produces the protein MEIDIVRVLGLVTRSVRNFEKDGKAAGAVTLTRLYETSVDDLWDAVTSPQRIPRWFLPVEGDLRLGGKYQLKGNAGGTITACTPPTHFAATWEFGGAMSWIDVKLTAERSQARLTLEHTAIIEDHWNQFGPGAVGIGWDLAIAGLERYVATGASVDHETAEAWMGSPAGKEFMTSSGEYWRAAHVASGVDPASAKQRSDRTIAFYRGETPPDVAHPGTGS, from the coding sequence ATGGAGATCGACATCGTCAGGGTATTGGGGCTGGTTACGCGCTCGGTGAGGAATTTCGAGAAGGACGGGAAAGCGGCCGGTGCGGTGACGCTGACGCGACTATACGAGACCAGCGTCGACGATCTCTGGGACGCAGTGACCAGCCCACAACGCATTCCGCGCTGGTTCTTGCCGGTCGAGGGAGATCTCCGGCTCGGTGGAAAGTACCAGCTCAAGGGAAATGCCGGCGGGACCATCACGGCGTGTACGCCGCCGACCCATTTTGCAGCGACGTGGGAATTCGGCGGCGCGATGAGCTGGATCGATGTCAAGCTGACGGCAGAACGAAGCCAGGCGCGCTTGACGCTTGAGCACACCGCTATCATCGAGGATCATTGGAATCAGTTCGGTCCAGGGGCAGTCGGCATCGGCTGGGATCTCGCTATTGCGGGGCTGGAGCGATATGTTGCGACCGGGGCATCGGTCGACCATGAGACGGCCGAGGCATGGATGGGCTCTCCCGCGGGCAAGGAATTCATGACGAGCAGCGGCGAGTATTGGCGCGCGGCGCACGTCGCAAGCGGCGTGGATCCTGCCTCCGCCAAGCAGCGGTCGGACCGCACCATCGCTTTCTATCGCGGCGAGACGCCGCCCGACGTCGCGCATCCGGGCACAGGAAGCTGA
- a CDS encoding MAPEG family protein, translating to MAMSFELSMLAAAIVWGFVQLVATAQAANLQYGLRWAASPRDTEMPPLKPIPGRLNRNFRNYMETFPFFAAAILISHAAGAHNELTYWGSIAYLGGRIAYTALYLSGVPLVRSLFWNVASFGMLAVLAAPFVPH from the coding sequence ATGGCGATGAGCTTCGAGCTATCGATGCTGGCCGCCGCAATCGTCTGGGGCTTCGTACAGCTTGTCGCCACCGCGCAAGCCGCGAACCTGCAATACGGCCTCAGATGGGCTGCGAGCCCGCGCGACACCGAGATGCCGCCGCTCAAGCCCATCCCCGGCCGGCTCAACCGAAATTTCCGCAACTACATGGAGACGTTTCCATTCTTTGCCGCCGCGATCCTCATCTCTCACGCCGCAGGCGCTCACAACGAGCTGACCTATTGGGGATCGATCGCCTATCTTGGCGGACGCATCGCCTACACCGCGCTTTACCTATCCGGCGTACCGCTCGTCCGCTCACTGTTCTGGAATGTCGCCAGCTTTGGCATGCTTGCAGTCTTGGCAGCGCCTTTCGTGCCTCACTGA